The Lathyrus oleraceus cultivar Zhongwan6 chromosome 5, CAAS_Psat_ZW6_1.0, whole genome shotgun sequence genome includes the window GTTTGTCCCTATTAGTGTTGAAAATTAGCGATAAATTTACCAATGAAAAACCCGAAAAACTTCAAAGTACACTCATTTAATCCAATTAATTTTTAAGCTTTTTATGGACATATGATTATGGATGATAATGATTATTCTTGAATGGAAAACCTTGTTTAGTTATTGTTGAATATTGATGATGCCTGAAACTTTACTGAATCAAACTTTAGATGATGAATATGTTGATAAATTTTTGGCTGATGAGTTTTTGGTTGATGAATATAGGATAGAAAGGTTGAACCCTTGATGAATGTTGATCAAATCCCTTGAATTCTTTATAGAAGTAATATTGAATTTTATGAATGGTGATGAAACTCCATTGTAttacctcaaaatttgccctccccgCTCACTTTTGTCTGACTTTTGAATTTGGATTCATTTGCATATATTTATGTTAAGTAAACATGTATCATGTATTTATTTTAAACACTATCTCATAGATTCAAATGGTGTGTTTATTTATGCCTATGGAAAGCTAGGGTTTTGTTTGAGGCTCAAGCCCTTTGTTTGAGGCTCATGCCCTGGTTGGTGATGCttatcatttggaatcaaggGAGATGAAAACCTAATTTTCTTGTGCTTAGGATTGTGGTTCATAGAAGTTGCAATCATGGCGTTCACCTGTGcaccaaaaccctaattcctaGGTGCAACACTCATGGAATTTGTGGTGGATTTTGTGAGCTTATGTTTGACCCCTAAACCCTAATCAAAATGGCTTGACTATTAATTTTCTAATGGAGCATCTAGTCATTATAGTGCATCATGCTTTTATCTGTAGGATCAATCTTGTGGCCATGGCCCAAAACTTTGCAATGCATATTTACATGGTCCATTTAAGACTTCATGGTGCATTAACTCATGCCTCCCTTAGTACACTCATTATATGATTCATTCAAATCTTTTGGCTCAAATGGATTCAAACATGGAGTTTTGGAAGGAAAATCACAAGTTGAAACAAAAGCATTTGCATTGGAATAAATAGGTTATTTTCATCACAATTACCAATTCACCTTATTCATAcaaataattataataaataaGTTTTTGTCTAAGGTTGACTTTTAGTCTACTGTTAACTTTTTTATCAACAGTGACCAAAGTCCACACCACCTAATTCTCTAACCTTTCTCAATGTTTACATGTGAAATTCCAACCATTCATTATGATTAAATACAATATTTCAATTTTCAAATCCAATTATTCAATACACATTCAAGTTCCAGCTGACCAATTTCGACCCAATCTTTAACTAACATTAATACAAGTTAATAGCAGATTATAAAAGATAATTTCAGTTTCATTTCAATCCAAAAAGATTTCTAACCTAACTAATGCATTTacatttcatttttcatttgaattGGAATCTATAACTAACTGAATTTGGTGAATCATCAACTAACTAACTACTAATGACTTCAAGAGGTAATTTCAAGTGAGTTTCTCTTCATTCCAAGTTGAATTTCTAACTAACTAATAACAGAAATCCTGAATTTCTAATTAGAGTTCATTTCATGTAAATTTCGATTGAATTTCTAACAAACTTTGAGCTTTATAAATCAAATACCACACACATCCAAAGGGGGATCAAAAACCATTCTTCACGCACTCTTCTTTAAGGCCCATCCGAAATCTCTTAAACACCTCTGGTCCATAATCCTGCACCCCATGCAACCTcctttttattttgttattttttatGTCATTTTCTTTTGGATAATGGCAAATTAAATTTTAGAATTTATAAATAATTGTTATgttaattattttaattaagGTAAATTAGGATAATTAGTGGAATTAATTCAAGTTTTGATTAATAACCTCTTAGATCAATTAGGTTAATCTTGATTTATTATTAGAATTAGAGTCGTTAGTTTTTAGAATTAAGTTATGATAAGAATATTCGTGTTAATTGTGTTTGGCATGATTAATATAAGTAGGATTATGTTAATTCTTGATTAATTATTGATTATTAGAGCTTCATTTTCCTAATTATCTCATTTTTGACATAATGATCATTTTACCCTTAGGGCTTACAATATTGATTTTTACATGTTCCCTTAGCTTAGGGTTTATTATCAGATTTGTGGATTTCTTTTTAGTTGATTAATTCAATAGGTTTATTATTATACATAATTCAACTATCAATTTCAATTTCATTTATTTAGTGTTAACCAAAGGTCgctttggtcaaccaaatccttttAATTATGTTGTAAGTCCCAAGTCTGTTTTAAGTGATCTAAAAACTCTTATCACTTGATACGACAAGTTCATTGTGCTCGAGCTATTGTGGATATACTGAATCTCaggagctcaagacctcaaggttcaaatgcAATGTCAAGACTTCAAGTTAACATCAGTCAAGCATAACTAGTAAAGTGGACTACTCTCAAGCGTTGCAAAGGTATAAACACTTGACGATCATAATTCAGAGtgtgtggcacgagccttaagaaatagagaaggaatgagatTGAAGAATTCCATTAAttcattctggatatctttgggtacgggacgtTTGACtcagttgctcatcgtattcatCTCTATTCGTGGACTTTAGCACAATTCGAATTATGTGATTGCCAAATCTCCTTCTACAACAAATAGCATTGTACCAATAAGATCAACACGCAGGATCTCCTATCAACAACTTGTTAATGTTTATTCGAGTGGTACGACACGggccttaagaaatagagaatgaATAAGAGTGAAGAATTCTATTAActcattttgaatatctttgggtacgggacaCCAATTTCTCATagtattcacctttattcatgGACTTTAGCGCAATTTGAATCAtacaattgacaagtcttcttctTCAAGCAAGCATCATATCATTCAATACTTCAACAGTGAAACACCATTGCACTTCAATCATTTCTTTCTCAATGGATCATTAATCACACTCTCTTTGACATTCAGATATCCTTTGGATCAATTCACTTGTGATCAAATTTTGAAATCTTAATCAATCAATTCAATCATTGTTTTTCTTATCGGTCCTCTTGTGCTTTAGCAAACCTTTCATCATTGTTTGCCTTATCAGACCTCTTGTGCTTATGCACACTCTATTCAATCAGTGTTTGTCTTATCAGTCCTCTTGTGCCTTGGCAAACCCATATTCATTGTGAGCCTTATCAATTCTCTTGTGACATTCATAAGTCGGAACTCTACATGAGGTACAACTCCGTTGAAGTAGACTTCTATCTTAGTCAAAAAATGAGAAAGAGACATTTTAAGATGTTTTTCTCAACAACAGGTGATTCCTATTTATAAACCACACATAACTGTTGGTGCAATCACAGTCGTTCAAAATTGTCGACAAAATCCTAACCATTCAAATCATATAATTTTGAAGTACCAGACATTTCACATTGGCTGAAATTTTCAGTATAACATGACATTTTTTAAAAATACCGATAAAACTGCAAGAGtataaattttttgaaaattcTGAATACACTATAAAAAAATTTGATTGTACCAACAAAATTTAATTGCCATCtgaaattttttaaaaatattgGTATTAATTCATACTGGAAATTTTGAATACACTATGATAAATTTTGATTGTACCAAAAAAATTTAATTGCCTTCTGAAAACTTTTGAAAATTCCTATATTAATTCATACCAAAAATTTTAATTGTACCGGAATTTTGTAATTGCCTTCCAAAAATTTTATACACAAATTTATTTCAAAAAAGAGCACTTTTGAAAATATGAAATTACATGGGATGTCAAATATAAAAGAGGGGATGAGAGATAAATACCACATGTATCACTTGCAGAAAAAAAATATAGTTAACTCGTAATAGATTTCAACGACTACCTGTCTCTAACTATAAATCCACTAAATATAAACTGTTACTGATACTACTACTGATTTGTTTTGAAACATGAAAACATCTTTAAACAAACACGAATTTAATAATAGTCTTACACAAAGTTCCAAAGAGGTTTATAAATTGGGAAGAAGATGGTAATCAATCTGAACACAACACGGTTTCATCACAAGACATCAAACTGGCAGATGCAATTATTTATCAACAAATACTGTTAATTTCTTTCCTTCAAATAGGAAGAATCAAGGTGGACAGGATAAAGATCTACAGCCGATGAAGATGAAGCAGTCCATGGCCCATCGCTTAATAAACTCTGACTCTGACTTTGTGTTTCTGACTTACTACTTATCTTATTTTCTTCAATCTGATAGTAATACTTCCTCATTACTTCCAACTTCTTTCCATCCATTACTTCACTTGAATCTGAAACAAATTCGGGAACCGCATTCCTTCCTTCAAGGAAACTTACCACCGACGACATGGACGGCCTAAGGTTTGAAGTCACATTCGTGCATAGGAGAGCCACATTGATTACCGCCATAGCTTCCTTTTTGTTGAAATCTGAACCTAATCTTCTATCAACTAGCTCCATTAGGTCACCCCTCTCTTTCAACAAATGTGCCTGTTGAAAGGGGAAGGAAAACAAAGAAGAGTTTGATTTGAAACCAAGTCATTTACAATAGATACATTCAACTTCTGAAAATTCTTCAAATTACGAAACTGGTCATATTTCTATTGAAAAACAAAAAACCAAAATGATGTCACTTATTAAGAATCAGATGCTTCATGATATTAATATTCTAGAAAATTACAGTAACTATGGAATGTTCTGTACAATTACTCTTTAGACAGATTACAAATTACATACTTTTCTGATTCTCTTCTATGAAATGTAATACTTAAACTGAGAAATTTTCTTCTACTTTTCTAAATTAGCGTTTCGGTTTCTTAATTGTTAATATTCTTGCTAAGTTGTTGTCTTCTGGTAGAGTTGAATTATTACATGAAAAGTGAAAAACAGTATATGTATGACACAAGATTCAATGTAAGTAGATAGTACCATGGATAATCAAATTTATATAATCAAAGGAGAACATAAAAAAAAGTTACCCAATCAAGAAGATAGAATGCTTCCTCCTTTGACCGATAAAGGGTGTTGTTCTTTCCACTAACAATTTCCAAGACAACAATTCCAAAACTATAAACATCTGCTTTGTCGGTCAAATAACCATGCATTGCATATTCAGGAGCCATATATCCACTGCATAATTGGAACATATCATTGTAATAATTTGATATAAGTTCATGACATAATGTCAGACTTTTATATTATAAAAGTTCAATTTAAATTGAACTCCAAAACTTTTTCTAGTACTAGAGAAAACAAGAATTATATTTACTCACTAGGTCCCAGCAATTCTAGTGCTAATGTGAGTATTGTCCTCCTCATCAAGCTTGGCCAAACCAAAATCAGATATCTTTGGGTCAAGATTGGTATCAAGCAATACATTAGTGGCCTTGATGTCCCTGTGAACAACCTTCAGTCTTGATTCTTCATGGAGGTATGCCAAACCTCTAGCAATACCAACACAAATCTTCTGCCTTGTTGACCAATCTAATTTAATTTGGTGTTTCTCTGGACCTTTATTTGTACATgtaataaaaattagaaaatgTTACCAGATAGTCATGTGCTAAGTTAGAAAATGTGGACTATCAAATAAGTAGAAACCTGAAGAAGACCATATAGGAAAAATTACCAAATAAAGCACGCGCTAAACTATTGTTTTCCAAGTATTCATATATCAGCAACAACTGATCTCCCTCCACACAGAAACCATAGAGTTTAACAAGATAAGGGTTTTGCAAAGCAGAAATCATGCCTATCTCATTTAAAAACTCACGATTCCCTTGCTTTGATTTAGAAGAAAGTTGCTTCACTGCTATTAATGTTCCATTGGGTAAACACCCCTGCATTTTGAGGAATGCTATTTTATTAAAAGTTGAAAAAGAATTTTCTTAAGCAAATATGTAACATTATAGTAACAACATGTCACTTGAGAAGATTTATTAATTGTTATATCATGCAAAATACCTTGTACACGGGACCAAATCCTCCTTCTCCAATCTTATTGGAAACATCAAAGTTATTTGTGGCTGCTTTGATTTGTCTTAAGGTAAATAAACCTGTTTGTAGGCCTAAACTCTCCAGCTCTGTTAATTAAAGTAAAAGAAAGATCAAAGATCTCTTGAACTAAGAAAATTAAACATGGACACTCTGCATTGACAATCCATTTTCCTCATACTTGCTCCAGGTTCCATAACATGATATACTAACAAAAGTATGTTCTCATACTTGCTCGGTTACACAACTTGCACAAGTTTATTTTGTATCACTTGAATAACTCATGTGTTAGCAAAAAGTTTGATAATAATGGCAACAAAAGAAATTCATTTGTAATCACCTCTTGCTAATGAGTTTTTCTTTCCAAAACACCCTTTCCACCAAAGTATACCAAATACTAGAATCATAATAATTGTTGCTGCAACCACAATTCCAACTATAGCTCCAGTAGATATTCTTCCAGGTGGAGAGTCTGCTTGATTATTGTAAAACACATTTTAAATATTAGATAATAACATGAAGATCATAGCATAAAGTTAGGAACATAAATAGTATAACCCACCAGATTCCACTGAGATAGCCGATATAAGAGGACCATATACTGATTTATTCGGTACAGCCTGTGTTCCTTTTCCAGCCCAATAAAAACGGATCTCCAAAGTATTATTAGAAACAACAACATCTTTGAACTGTTTTATGATTTTCTTACCAACTCCTCCTGCTTCTTGTGCAATATTGAAGTCCTTTTGCATCTGCTTTCCCTGCGGCATTACAATCCTATCCATAAACCTTCATTGTGATTACAACCTAAAACTACTTTAATTGTCATTCTGTTTTAGAAATAATGTAAAATTTTGTTATATAAATAATGCCAAATCACTGAAGTGTTAATCAGTAAAAGATTCAGTTGCTAGTGAGATATTCTATGTATTTTAATTGGAAAAGTAGTTTGACAGTGTCCTTATAGAAATCTAGTGATTACTTGAGTATTGAAAGAAAATTGTTAAACCGTGTACCTGAATGTAAATATCAAATACACGCCTTCCAAGACTACCATAAGTTTGATGGTCTGTGAACATTATTTCAGCAAAATGCAAATCTACTGTGTAGCTTCCATTTGCCAGGCAAAATCCATAATAAGTCAAAGAAATAGGAGAAATACGTGCGCTCATGTACAATTCAGAATCTTCCATAGTTAGTTTAGAAGTATTTTGCGGGATAAAAGTTTTTCCAAGTAGATCATTTTCCATGAATACACCAGTGGTGCTAAACGCCCAATTTCCTGTTGAACTGGCACGGAATCTCGCTGGTCCAGCTGAATCTGAATCACCGTCATAACTTTTTCCGTTGACTATTGCTTGATTTCCACCACAATTTATATAAAGGGAGTATGAGGCTGGGTTAAGCAGATCATGTGAGCAACATTCAAAATATTAAAGAAACTTTTTTACATAAAGCTGGAACAtatgaaaaatataaaaaataattaaaaaaataaaaagaaagaaaacaaCAGCCTGGGGAAATAGTAAAGAAACTAAGAAAATCAAATACAGAAAAATATCTTCCTACGAATTATTATTTATTGTTGCTGACATTTTTTTATACACAGCTTGATTGTTGTGTATCATAAGTAAAGTAAAAAATAAGCATGGTTGTCTTGGGTCCTCTCTCTTGTCATGCCTCCATGtgttttttaaaaaattgtaAAAGAATAGTGATATCTTAGCTGTCTAAAAGAAAGTCCATAAAGAAACTCACGTTTGGGACATTTCAAGCCCAAACACGAAACTGCTTCTCTGAGATAATGATGAAAGGAATAGAATGAGTTAGCACGAATAGTAAAATAAGATTCATCACATTGCGTGTTTTAGTAATTACAATACCAAGCTTACATATCATTGCGTGTCCATGAGGTAGAAAACAAGTTCCTGAGATATATATTAGGGAAAATGGTGTCTCAGAAAGGTTCAaagtttgaaaacaaatgaaCACGAATGCAAGAATTCTTACACCCTGTCATCTTGACATATCTGACTCCCCTGGTTGATGATGAGGTTATTGTATGAAAGATCTCTAAATACAAGTCACAAAATTTGAATGAGAATATGATAATAATACAATACAACAATCAAAGACTTGATGAAACATTTGGTGACT containing:
- the LOC127086131 gene encoding probable leucine-rich repeat receptor-like serine/threonine-protein kinase At3g14840 isoform X3 produces the protein MMNISKIALLGNRLTGSIPAEIANISTLQFLELWNNQMSGNLPPELGNLTQIQTLRISSNNFSGELPATLGKLTTLLVFRIEDNQFSGKIPDYIQNWISLNTLVIQGSGLSGPIPSGISLLRNLTDFFDSNVILRRISDLNGSEYAPLPELDKMTSLKTLVLRNCNISGKLYEYLGTITSLKILDLSFNKLSGTIPTTYATMNSSNYIFFTGNLLTGPVPPTWRKNTYVDLSYNNLIINQGSQICQDDRVNLFSTSWTRNDIEAVSCLGLKCPKPSYSLYINCGGNQAIVNGKSYDGDSDSAGPARFRASSTGNWAFSTTGVFMENDLLGKTFIPQNTSKLTMEDSELYMSARISPISLTYYGFCLANGSYTVDLHFAEIMFTDHQTYGSLGRRVFDIYIQGKQMQKDFNIAQEAGGVGKKIIKQFKDVVVSNNTLEIRFYWAGKGTQAVPNKSVYGPLISAISVESDSPPGRISTGAIVGIVVAATIIMILVFGILWWKGCFGKKNSLARELESLGLQTGLFTLRQIKAATNNFDVSNKIGEGGFGPVYKGCLPNGTLIAVKQLSSKSKQGNREFLNEIGMISALQNPYLVKLYGFCVEGDQLLLIYEYLENNSLARALFGPEKHQIKLDWSTRQKICVGIARGLAYLHEESRLKVVHRDIKATNVLLDTNLDPKISDFGLAKLDEEDNTHISTRIAGTYGYMAPEYAMHGYLTDKADVYSFGIVVLEIVSGKNNTLYRSKEEAFYLLDWAHLLKERGDLMELVDRRLGSDFNKKEAMAVINVALLCTNVTSNLRPSMSSVVSFLEGRNAVPEFVSDSSEVMDGKKLEVMRKYYYQIEENKISSKSETQSQSQSLLSDGPWTASSSSAVDLYPVHLDSSYLKERN
- the LOC127086131 gene encoding probable leucine-rich repeat receptor-like serine/threonine-protein kinase At3g14840 isoform X1; translated protein: MSTTSPFFSPLVVIAIFFLCVTAFGANTIHPDEKKALKDIAKSLGKKDWNFDVDPCSNKPNWVTRPIPKILENNVTCDCSVAGDNFCHVVSIILKGQNLPGTLPPELTRLRYLQIIDLSRNYLNGTIPKQWGSMMNISKIALLGNRLTGSIPAEIANISTLQFLELWNNQMSGNLPPELGNLTQIQTLRISSNNFSGELPATLGKLTTLLVFRIEDNQFSGKIPDYIQNWISLNTLVIQGSGLSGPIPSGISLLRNLTDFFDSNVILRRISDLNGSEYAPLPELDKMTSLKTLVLRNCNISGKLYEYLGTITSLKILDLSFNKLSGTIPTTYATMNSSNYIFFTGNLLTGPVPPTWRKNTYVDLSYNNLIINQGSQICQDDRVNLFSTSWTRNDIEAVSCLGLKCPKPSYSLYINCGGNQAIVNGKSYDGDSDSAGPARFRASSTGNWAFSTTGVFMENDLLGKTFIPQNTSKLTMEDSELYMSARISPISLTYYGFCLANGSYTVDLHFAEIMFTDHQTYGSLGRRVFDIYIQGKQMQKDFNIAQEAGGVGKKIIKQFKDVVVSNNTLEIRFYWAGKGTQAVPNKSVYGPLISAISVESDSPPGRISTGAIVGIVVAATIIMILVFGILWWKGCFGKKNSLARELESLGLQTGLFTLRQIKAATNNFDVSNKIGEGGFGPVYKGCLPNGTLIAVKQLSSKSKQGNREFLNEIGMISALQNPYLVKLYGFCVEGDQLLLIYEYLENNSLARALFGPEKHQIKLDWSTRQKICVGIARGLAYLHEESRLKVVHRDIKATNVLLDTNLDPKISDFGLAKLDEEDNTHISTRIAGTYGYMAPEYAMHGYLTDKADVYSFGIVVLEIVSGKNNTLYRSKEEAFYLLDWAHLLKERGDLMELVDRRLGSDFNKKEAMAVINVALLCTNVTSNLRPSMSSVVSFLEGRNAVPEFVSDSSEVMDGKKLEVMRKYYYQIEENKISSKSETQSQSQSLLSDGPWTASSSSAVDLYPVHLDSSYLKERN
- the LOC127086131 gene encoding probable leucine-rich repeat receptor-like serine/threonine-protein kinase At3g14840 isoform X2, whose product is MSTTSPFFSPLVVIAIFFLCVTAFGANTIHPDEKKALKDIAKSLGKKDWNFDVDPCSNKPNWVTRPIPKILENNVTCDCSVAGDNFCHVVSIILKGQNLPGTLPPELTRLRYLQIIDLSRNYLNGTIPKQWGSMMNISKIALLGNRLTGSIPAEIANISTLQFLELWNNQMSGNLPPELGNLTQIQTLRISSNNFSGELPATLGKLTTLLVFRIEDNQFSGKIPDYIQNWISLNTLVIQGSGLSGPIPSGISLLRNLTDLRISDLNGSEYAPLPELDKMTSLKTLVLRNCNISGKLYEYLGTITSLKILDLSFNKLSGTIPTTYATMNSSNYIFFTGNLLTGPVPPTWRKNTYVDLSYNNLIINQGSQICQDDRVNLFSTSWTRNDIEAVSCLGLKCPKPSYSLYINCGGNQAIVNGKSYDGDSDSAGPARFRASSTGNWAFSTTGVFMENDLLGKTFIPQNTSKLTMEDSELYMSARISPISLTYYGFCLANGSYTVDLHFAEIMFTDHQTYGSLGRRVFDIYIQGKQMQKDFNIAQEAGGVGKKIIKQFKDVVVSNNTLEIRFYWAGKGTQAVPNKSVYGPLISAISVESDSPPGRISTGAIVGIVVAATIIMILVFGILWWKGCFGKKNSLARELESLGLQTGLFTLRQIKAATNNFDVSNKIGEGGFGPVYKGCLPNGTLIAVKQLSSKSKQGNREFLNEIGMISALQNPYLVKLYGFCVEGDQLLLIYEYLENNSLARALFGPEKHQIKLDWSTRQKICVGIARGLAYLHEESRLKVVHRDIKATNVLLDTNLDPKISDFGLAKLDEEDNTHISTRIAGTYGYMAPEYAMHGYLTDKADVYSFGIVVLEIVSGKNNTLYRSKEEAFYLLDWAHLLKERGDLMELVDRRLGSDFNKKEAMAVINVALLCTNVTSNLRPSMSSVVSFLEGRNAVPEFVSDSSEVMDGKKLEVMRKYYYQIEENKISSKSETQSQSQSLLSDGPWTASSSSAVDLYPVHLDSSYLKERN